ATGCAAGTAGAAAGACGTGCATTTAACGGTTTAAGCACAATCCCTGACTCCCCGGCCTGAAACTTTTCAATGAATTTCtcctgaaaatgaacaaaatgctTGTAGCCTCTTGGtggaaatctgtttttaaaaaggCTGCAGAACAGATAGCGTGATTTCAAGTATTTTTAGAATGAAAGGAAAAGTAGAGATAATGGATATGATGCAAGAAAAATGGCAAGAGAATGatgtgctggaaaaaaaaacacaaaaaattgGTGAGTGAGGATGTGAATTGGAGATGAAAAGTGAGAGGACTCCTACAAGATCAAGGAGCACTGGATGGTGGCGTTGATGGTCTTTATGGTGGATCTGCCATAAATATGTTGACACAATAACTTCTAGATCCCAAAATGATTGAAAACCCTTCGTCCACCATGTTGGAAGTGTTTAGTGTTTAAGTTTGTGCTTTTGGAGTCCACAGGGTTTCTTCATTGGGATTGTGATGATAATATTATGCATTATGACATTTCCCTTTATAGAACCATGGTGCTTGTAAGGCAAAAATCTGAATCTtgagtttgaaactgaaatgtgtgtatttggcaCCTTTGCAAATTGCAGCTGTTTAAAGTTGATCCAATCGAGAATAAGAAAGGCAATTACACAcatcaaatacaacaaaaatataCTGTCAACATTTGACAGTAAcagtgttcagttttttttttctatccgTGTAGCTAAGAAGTCATTGAACTACTTTAGTTTTGTAATGAcatacagaatataaaacaaaagatACAAAGTGGTGTTGTAAACATGGTTCTCTTACAATGGGCACATCTGCTTGTGAATGTGTCAAAAATGTGATCATATGTAGGTGTGTTGatgtatgtgcctgtgtgtgtgtgtgcgtgtgtgcgtgtgcgtgtgtctgtgtgtgtatgtgtatgtgtgtgtgtactctagAAAACTCTGAATAATGCAAGAGCATCAGAGATTGACCTGAATGGAGGCAGACATACACCATGGTATGTtctgtttcaaaatgtaaacTGAGCAAGAGGCTGAACATGGTTACAGGGAGCTTAAACTGGGACCCCTTCATCCTCTCCCTGACCGAGAAAATCAACGAAAATACTGTGATTAAAACAACGGAAATCTAACTCCTCACTGTCTCGACCCTTAAAGTTTCATCAGGCTCATAACACAAACCTCATCTGAGTCTTTTTTTCAACTCTCTTTTAGCTTTTCTCCAGCTACTGTATATCTATCCCACCTCCGTCAGTCCCTCTGATCTGACAAATGTCCGAAAAGTCTCTCAATACATTCTGCGTTTCATGTAGATCCTCTCAATAAAGTTTTCCAgttcctcctcactgtccagCTGAGGCACCAGCCCATCTTCCTCATAGTCATCTCCTGGTGTGACTTGTGGATAGTAGTATGGGGGTCGCCTGCCTCTCCTGGGTGTGGTTATTGGTTTGGGCGGAGGTAGGGGTTGGTAGGTCCGTGGGTGAGGAAGGATATAGTTAGAGATATAAGGGGTGAGAGGCAGGCGTGGCGGTGGCTGCTGCCTCCAGCCCTGTCCACGGTTCTTACCCCCTGCCCTGTGCCTGCGCCTTGGGGCCTGGAGGTCAAGCTCCTGGGGGCCGAACGGCTGGTCTCTGGAGGGGGCGGGCTTGCCATAATATTGTGGTTTGGGATATGGGAAATAAACAGGGTAGTATGCTCGATATGGCTTCTGGTAGTATGGATAGGAGGGGAAGGCTAAAAACTGTTTCTGGGGTTTATACCAGTAGTCAAGCTGCTTCTGAGGCTTATACCAATAGTCCTGCTTGTATGACTTGACTTTGTCTTTGTGCCATTTCTTGTTGGACTTGTTGTACTTATAGGGGGCTTTCTTGGGGTTCTTGGAGGCTGTGTAGTGGTAGATAGGCGgagcagccagaggaggaggtACCAGAGGCCTGAAGCGTGGGGTGACAGGGTTGCTGTTGCTTGGCTGCAGTTGCagttctttccttttcttcttcttctcctccacgTCACTAATAATCTCAATCACATCATCAGCAGGCAGGTGCAGCTTGCTGCTGATCTCAATCAGCCTGTCGATCATTTGCTGGTCCATGTCGTCTTCGTCGGGGATGACCTCCTCTGAGCGCTTGTCCTCGGCGGTGTTGCCAGCAGCCCCCATGCTGCTTTTCTGCCGGGGCTTTATGTAGGACTGCTGTTTCCTCCCCATGTactgcagcagcatgtcagAGGCGATGTCTgccagcctctgctcctcctctctggctcgctccgcctcctcctgctgccggAGCACCTCCTGTTTCTCTGCACGCGCTCTCGCCTCCTCTTCCATGTGGGAGaggctctcctcctcttcttcaacctcctcctccagctcctctccttcatcctcaAAGTCATCCATGAAGTTGCCTCCCTTGATGGGTCGGTTGCCCGACCGGTTCTCCTGCCAGTGCAGCTTCTTCCCGGCTCGTGCCAGCTGAGTGTTGTATGCCTTGTAGCCCTTCAGAGGAGGCAAGATCTCATTATCTTGGAGACCCAAGTCAATGTTTTGAAAGTAGCCTCTTATTTTGCGCTGCAGAGAGGGATCATCTCCCTGTGAGGTGGAGCTTGATCTGGCCTTGTTTAAGGAACTTTCTAaatcatttctctcctcctgcccctcatcttcttctttcccttcctcttcacttaCACTATCAGGTCCCACATCCTCCACGGACCACCCCTGATCCTCCTCTGACCTTGTGTCATTAtcctcctcatctctttctTTTAAGTCATCACCCTGAGCAGCTGTCAAATGGCCAACAATTAGCTGTTCAATGGCCTTATCAGCCCCTCGCCCTCCCTCCTCCAAccccctgcctccctctgtctcccctgcTTTCCTTATCTCACCACCCTCCAAGCCTTCAATGGAGGGCAGATTCTGACTCTGATCCTCTTCCCAGTCTCTGTTTCTGCTCGCCTGGATTTCACTCTCCCCCGGGTGGTCCAGGGCCTCCAAAAGAACGGCGAGCACCTGCGCAGGGTCCGTCACTTTATCTGATTGGTTATCTTGACCCGGGCCCCGGCCCCGGTCTAGCGACATGTTGTCAGGGCTGGAGAGACTCTGGggtgggggagagaggaagggggcGAGGTTGTCCTCTTTACTGTCTGTCCGGGTGCGCCCCTCCACCcgtccctcccctccctcaccccaCGCAGGGGCGGTGCCAGCCAGCTGTGGAGTGACAATGAGCAGGACCAATAGGATGAGGTGGGCTGTGGAAGGGGCGTGATGACAGGTCATGACCATGCAGAACTGGCAGGAGGGAGGTTAAGcacctgaagaagaaagaagaaggcagagggaggaggacaaaagacaCATGAGAAGTGATTCAGATGTTGTAGTTTTTCTCTGGAATCCTGATTATGTGGAATTTCAATGGCACATCTGGATCTTTTAAATAATATACAGCTGTTTTTTGAAAAGGCCAGTCCAAAATTAAAAGGATGACTCATAAGAAATACTTGACTGACTTTAGGATTAGCGCACACACAGCCTTCCAGAAATTTAAAATACCATTACAATTACCA
This region of Chaetodon trifascialis isolate fChaTrf1 chromosome 16, fChaTrf1.hap1, whole genome shotgun sequence genomic DNA includes:
- the LOC139344926 gene encoding neurosecretory protein VGF, with the translated sequence MVMTCHHAPSTAHLILLVLLIVTPQLAGTAPAWGEGGEGRVEGRTRTDSKEDNLAPFLSPPPQSLSSPDNMSLDRGRGPGQDNQSDKVTDPAQVLAVLLEALDHPGESEIQASRNRDWEEDQSQNLPSIEGLEGGEIRKAGETEGGRGLEEGGRGADKAIEQLIVGHLTAAQGDDLKERDEEDNDTRSEEDQGWSVEDVGPDSVSEEEGKEEDEGQEERNDLESSLNKARSSSTSQGDDPSLQRKIRGYFQNIDLGLQDNEILPPLKGYKAYNTQLARAGKKLHWQENRSGNRPIKGGNFMDDFEDEGEELEEEVEEEEESLSHMEEEARARAEKQEVLRQQEEAERAREEEQRLADIASDMLLQYMGRKQQSYIKPRQKSSMGAAGNTAEDKRSEEVIPDEDDMDQQMIDRLIEISSKLHLPADDVIEIISDVEEKKKKRKELQLQPSNSNPVTPRFRPLVPPPLAAPPIYHYTASKNPKKAPYKYNKSNKKWHKDKVKSYKQDYWYKPQKQLDYWYKPQKQFLAFPSYPYYQKPYRAYYPVYFPYPKPQYYGKPAPSRDQPFGPQELDLQAPRRRHRAGGKNRGQGWRQQPPPRLPLTPYISNYILPHPRTYQPLPPPKPITTPRRGRRPPYYYPQVTPGDDYEEDGLVPQLDSEEELENFIERIYMKRRMY